The Arvicanthis niloticus isolate mArvNil1 chromosome 2, mArvNil1.pat.X, whole genome shotgun sequence genome includes a window with the following:
- the Fndc11 gene encoding fibronectin type III domain-containing protein 11 — translation MNFQVTGLALDKMKLDSPHSFLDSEEAEEAEDQQLLEPEAWRTYMERRNVLREFLTTDLSPQLLKRHHARMQLLKKCSYYIEILPKHLALGDQNPLVLPNTMFQLIDPWKFQRMKKVGTAQTKIQLLLLGDLLEQLDHGRAALDALLEAPDPRPFLAGWGLVEQQLADLSVVMDNFLAMMVPGHLHVKHRLVSDIGATKIPHIRLMLSTKMPVMFDRKESVAHQDWVSLRWFVTIQPAAPEQYELRFKLLEPRTQQECTQCGIVPVAACTFDVHNLLPNRTYKFTIKRAESYTLVYEPWRDSLTLQTTPGPPEGPAPSRLGEPQAGLWSKGVLATSTWLLQGNSAPQSQHPIYPSSPQPEPDFFPCLLG, via the exons ATGAACTTCCAGGTGACAGGCCTGGCCCTGGACAAAATGAAGCTGGACAGTCCACATTCCTTCCTGGACTcagaggaggcggaggaggcaGAGGACCAGCAGCTGCTGGAGCCAGAGGCTTGGAGGACATACATGGAGCGGCGCAATGTGCTGCGTGAGTTCCTGACCACAGACCTGAGCCCCCAGTTGCTCAAGCGCCACCATGCCCGCATGCAGCTGCTCAAGAAATGCTCCTACTACATTGAGATCCTGCCTAAGCACCTGGCCCTGGGTGACCAGAACCCACTGGTGCTGCCTAACACCATGTTCCAGCTCATCGATCCCTGGAAGTTTCAGCGCATGAAGAAGGTGGGCACAGCACAGACCAAGATCCAGCTCCTGCTGCTCGGGGACCTGTTGGAGCAGCTGGACCATGGCCGGGCggcactggatgccctacttgaGGCCCCTGACCCACGGCCCTTCCTGGCAGGCTGGGGGCTTGTGGAACAGCAGTTGGCAGACCTGTCAGTTGTCATGGACAACTTCCTGGCCATGATGGTACCAGGACACCTGCATGTCAAGCACCGCCTGGTATCTGACATTGGAGCTACCAAAATCCCACACATCCGGCTTATGCTGAGCACAAAGATGCCAGTCATGTTCGACCGGAAGGAGTCAGTGGCCCATCAGGACTGGGTCAGCCTGCGCTGGTTTGTAACCATCCAGCCTGCAGCACCAGAGCAGTATGAACTGCGCTTCAAGCTGCTGGAGCCGAGGACGCAACAGGAGTGTACACAGTGTGGCATAGTCCCTGTGGCTGCCTGCACCTTTGATGTCCACAACCTGTTGCCCAACCGTACCTACAAGTTCACTATCAAGAGGGCAGAAAGCTACACCCTGGTGTATGAGCCATGGCGGGACAGCCTCACCTTGCAGACCACACCAGGACCCCCTGAAGGGCCTGCCCCCAGTCGGCTGG GAGAGCCCCAGGCTGGACTCTGGAGCAAGGGAGTGCTGGCCACCAGTACCTGGCTGCTTCAAGGGAACTCAGCCCCTCAGTCTCAGCACCCTATATACCCCTCATCCCCACAGCCAGAACCAGATTTCTTTCCCTGCCTCCTAGGTTGA